One window of Marinomonas primoryensis genomic DNA carries:
- a CDS encoding response regulator, which produces MTDTKFEHGTIEPSLDKPTLLIVDDTPQNIDVLVASLSDEYTIKVALNGLKALAIAATNPRPDIILLDVMMPDMDGYEVCKRLKESPMTAKIPVIFVTAKHDIKDEERGFAMGAVDYIIKPISPPIVRARVRTHIALYDQNRQLQKKVAERTQALEASQLRIIHHLGQAVEYRDNETGAHVIRMSHYTRFIAKAYGGNDDWVRKIFLAAPMHDVGKIGIPDSILLKPGKLTPDEWEIMKRHTIFGGEIFSDDDDPMLKIAKTIALTHHEKWDGSGYPNGLKGEEIPIEGRIVAIADVLDALMSKRPYKEAWSLEESLAYIQDNSGSHFDPSLTPLMEGITTKILDVRKQYPDE; this is translated from the coding sequence ATGACAGACACAAAATTTGAACACGGTACCATTGAACCATCGCTAGACAAACCCACGCTTTTGATTGTTGATGACACACCACAAAACATCGATGTATTGGTTGCCTCATTGTCTGATGAATACACCATAAAAGTCGCACTTAATGGCTTAAAGGCCTTGGCGATTGCCGCGACGAATCCACGTCCAGACATTATTCTGTTGGATGTCATGATGCCCGACATGGATGGCTACGAGGTCTGCAAACGCCTAAAAGAAAGCCCAATGACAGCAAAAATCCCTGTCATTTTCGTGACCGCAAAACACGACATCAAAGACGAAGAACGCGGCTTTGCAATGGGTGCGGTGGATTACATTATTAAACCCATCAGCCCACCGATTGTGCGAGCTCGAGTCCGAACGCACATCGCGCTATACGACCAAAACAGACAACTACAGAAAAAAGTCGCCGAACGCACCCAAGCGCTCGAAGCCAGCCAATTAAGAATCATCCATCATTTAGGCCAAGCCGTTGAATACCGAGACAATGAAACGGGGGCGCATGTTATTCGCATGAGTCACTACACTCGTTTTATTGCAAAAGCCTACGGTGGTAATGACGATTGGGTGAGGAAAATTTTCCTCGCGGCGCCCATGCATGACGTTGGTAAAATAGGCATTCCTGATTCCATTTTATTAAAACCGGGCAAGCTCACACCGGATGAATGGGAAATCATGAAACGTCATACCATTTTTGGCGGAGAGATTTTTTCTGATGACGATGATCCTATGCTAAAAATAGCGAAAACCATTGCCCTAACCCATCATGAAAAGTGGGATGGCAGCGGTTACCCCAATGGTTTAAAAGGCGAAGAGATTCCCATCGAAGGCCGCATTGTGGCGATTGCGGATGTGCTGGATGCACTGATGTCTAAGCGCCCGTACAAAGAAGCATGGTCACTAGAAGAGTCACTGGCCTATATTCAAGATAACTCTGGGTCTCATTTTGACCCAAGCCTCACACCCTTAATGGAAGGTATCACCACAAAAATTCTTGACGTTCGAAAACAGTATCCAGACGAATAG
- a CDS encoding response regulator, translating into MMKALKKRPLSIAPLIWLLTAVALISSIIGAVILTATLQELSQQRQSLRAKQSLLLDATAEIREIVPAQKNRLRQALFDGSNEMSEDRSNVQRYQAAVLALHSASTGNTEISNITSQLENSGQEIQALTSRINRWYIYKSRYLTKKETTNTQGKTLAHLDNLKQLIYSMTGKARLKENALIYQYNTSKNAERDTLAKQYLTLRLARLESALNTAMEDVTTLELAVSVIVHSDSLNTIIDLKDNQMKSSLDRLDYVIAETAKTYPEAAKMLQDERHALGETLFGTNYIFDQNDQVIRLGAGGLFKERLELRLIGQGKTELNNQLESIFLPLPRFLDQIGEFVQSNSKELEQEIGDQLTDVRLRIIWISAIGIVILLLLAWAISRKMTRQLSGFVESEERFRSIFEITPDPAWILVDKKMVECNQAAITTLQYPTVGKLLGTELNRLSPVTQADGANSILSLEDHLEEAALKGHTLTEWVFQRTDGELIYADMTILSIVFDNKPAAIITWRDVTERYMSQQSLTHYKVQLETEIEKQTRELQAAKEIAENANLAKSEFLANMSHEIRTPMNSIIGMSSLALQTDLDSKQRNYIEKVSYSAESLLNIINDILDFSKIEARKMDIENVPFTLQNVVDDAATILELKVEEKELELIIDMHPDIPEKLIGDSTRLRQILLNLGNNAVKFTQKGEIVLRILPFKQSSDEHIIHFSVQDTGIGISKEQQDKLFQSFSQADTSTTRRFGGTGLGLAISKRLIELMGGSIWVESEEGKGSTFNFTVCFQHCENTPVDYSFDDKTAFKQVLIVDDNDTAREVLQANVKALGFDYHSCSSGQEAVRYIESLKGSSQPYPLMLIDWKMPDLDGIETCKAILEKIPDESTLTLIMVTAYGQEEARTAGANLPIAGYLTKPVTTSSLFDEIIKVCGPKSQHIISQNDCQADTTLLCQLEGANVLLVEDNEINQELAVEILSKYGIKVTTANHGQEAIDMLKPGRFDCILMDCQMPIMDGYTATRHIRTLPEYDDTPIIAMTANVMLNDIKQAEDAGMDDHIAKPIHLETMFATLLKWIKVTPYSMAQKTIAATRHTKRNLFPNSPIIDTELGLARTQTSTLYIRLLKRFLATQTNFIQECRTYLDNQDPLAATRHAHTLKGVAGTLGMTALETSSGKLEKALDDAKNDISPILFLVESDLNLTLKALQHWQDITKESDKTTESDAQTVPAIDAIALQEKLNTLKTYLDDHFAEALTIAEELLPHMKDRQTHKHMTKLISALNVYDFDLAIEHFTLLKPYLEGP; encoded by the coding sequence ATGATGAAAGCCTTAAAAAAACGTCCTTTATCTATCGCGCCACTCATATGGTTACTCACTGCTGTTGCCTTAATCTCATCTATTATTGGCGCAGTCATCCTAACGGCCACGTTGCAAGAGCTGTCACAACAACGACAAAGTCTAAGAGCAAAGCAGTCACTATTACTCGATGCCACCGCAGAAATTAGGGAAATAGTACCGGCTCAAAAAAATCGTCTTCGCCAAGCGTTATTTGACGGTTCAAACGAAATGTCGGAAGACCGGAGCAATGTGCAGCGCTATCAAGCGGCTGTTCTCGCCCTTCACAGCGCCTCGACGGGCAACACAGAAATCTCCAATATCACATCTCAACTGGAAAACAGTGGTCAAGAAATCCAAGCGCTGACCAGCAGAATTAACCGCTGGTACATATACAAATCCCGCTACCTCACGAAAAAAGAAACCACTAATACACAAGGCAAAACACTGGCTCATTTGGACAATTTGAAGCAGCTTATTTATTCCATGACAGGCAAAGCGAGGCTAAAAGAAAACGCGTTAATCTACCAATACAACACGTCAAAAAATGCTGAAAGAGACACACTGGCCAAGCAGTATTTAACACTGCGTTTGGCTAGGTTAGAATCCGCGCTTAATACCGCCATGGAAGACGTGACCACGCTTGAGCTCGCGGTGAGCGTGATTGTTCACTCAGATTCTCTCAATACCATCATCGATCTCAAAGACAATCAAATGAAGTCCTCTTTGGATCGTTTGGATTATGTCATCGCTGAAACCGCCAAGACTTACCCTGAAGCCGCCAAGATGCTGCAAGACGAACGTCACGCGCTTGGGGAAACCTTATTTGGTACAAACTATATATTTGACCAAAATGACCAAGTCATTCGATTGGGAGCAGGTGGCTTGTTTAAGGAGCGGTTAGAGCTGCGATTAATCGGCCAAGGGAAAACAGAACTCAATAACCAGCTGGAATCTATTTTTCTGCCATTGCCGAGGTTCTTGGACCAAATTGGCGAATTTGTACAATCCAACTCCAAGGAGTTAGAACAAGAAATCGGTGATCAGCTCACCGATGTGAGATTACGCATCATCTGGATCAGCGCCATCGGCATCGTCATTCTGCTGTTATTGGCGTGGGCCATTTCTCGTAAAATGACGCGCCAATTATCAGGGTTCGTAGAAAGTGAAGAACGCTTTCGTTCTATATTCGAAATCACACCCGATCCAGCTTGGATATTAGTCGACAAAAAAATGGTGGAGTGCAATCAGGCCGCTATTACTACGCTTCAATACCCAACGGTGGGGAAATTGCTCGGTACAGAGTTGAATCGTCTGTCGCCTGTCACTCAAGCGGATGGCGCGAACTCCATACTCAGTTTAGAAGACCATTTGGAAGAAGCGGCGCTCAAAGGCCACACGCTCACCGAGTGGGTCTTCCAGCGGACGGATGGCGAACTGATCTATGCCGACATGACCATTTTATCGATTGTTTTTGATAATAAACCCGCCGCCATTATTACTTGGCGAGACGTGACCGAACGCTATATGTCACAACAATCTCTCACTCACTACAAAGTTCAATTGGAAACGGAGATAGAAAAACAAACTCGAGAATTACAAGCGGCCAAAGAAATCGCCGAGAACGCAAACTTGGCGAAAAGTGAATTCCTCGCCAACATGAGCCATGAAATTCGCACACCAATGAACTCGATCATTGGCATGTCGTCTCTTGCACTTCAAACGGATCTGGACAGTAAGCAACGTAATTACATTGAAAAAGTCAGTTATTCGGCGGAATCCTTGCTGAACATTATCAATGACATTTTGGACTTTTCAAAAATCGAAGCGCGCAAAATGGACATTGAAAATGTGCCCTTCACATTACAAAACGTCGTCGATGATGCGGCGACCATTTTAGAGCTAAAAGTCGAAGAAAAAGAACTAGAGCTCATCATTGATATGCACCCTGATATTCCCGAAAAACTCATTGGGGATTCGACAAGGTTGCGTCAAATATTACTCAACCTTGGCAACAACGCGGTTAAATTCACCCAAAAAGGTGAAATTGTCCTGCGCATTTTGCCTTTCAAACAAAGCTCTGATGAACACATCATTCATTTCTCGGTACAAGACACAGGCATCGGTATCAGTAAAGAACAACAAGACAAGCTCTTTCAATCTTTTTCTCAAGCAGATACGTCGACCACCCGACGATTTGGTGGCACAGGGTTGGGGCTCGCCATTTCTAAGCGCCTGATTGAGTTAATGGGCGGCAGTATTTGGGTCGAAAGTGAAGAAGGCAAAGGCAGCACATTTAATTTTACGGTGTGTTTTCAGCATTGCGAAAACACACCAGTTGATTATTCATTTGATGACAAAACCGCCTTTAAACAAGTGCTCATTGTGGATGACAATGACACGGCAAGAGAAGTATTGCAGGCCAATGTGAAAGCGCTTGGTTTTGACTATCATAGTTGCAGCAGTGGACAAGAAGCTGTCCGTTATATTGAGTCTCTTAAAGGCAGTTCTCAACCTTATCCACTCATGCTAATTGACTGGAAAATGCCGGATCTCGACGGCATAGAAACCTGCAAAGCTATTTTGGAAAAAATACCCGACGAGTCCACGCTGACCTTGATCATGGTCACGGCGTATGGGCAAGAAGAAGCTCGTACTGCGGGCGCCAACCTTCCCATTGCAGGCTACTTGACCAAACCCGTTACGACCTCCAGTTTGTTTGATGAAATCATCAAGGTCTGCGGCCCTAAATCCCAACATATCATCAGCCAAAACGACTGCCAAGCTGACACTACGTTGTTGTGTCAGCTTGAGGGCGCAAACGTATTATTAGTAGAAGACAATGAAATAAACCAAGAACTCGCCGTCGAAATTTTGTCCAAATATGGCATTAAAGTCACCACAGCAAACCATGGCCAAGAAGCCATAGACATGCTTAAACCTGGACGTTTTGACTGCATATTAATGGATTGCCAAATGCCGATTATGGATGGTTATACCGCAACGCGTCACATTCGAACTCTGCCTGAATACGATGACACGCCCATCATTGCCATGACCGCGAATGTGATGCTAAATGACATTAAACAAGCTGAAGACGCGGGTATGGACGATCACATCGCCAAGCCAATTCATTTGGAAACCATGTTTGCCACCCTACTCAAATGGATTAAGGTGACGCCGTATTCTATGGCTCAAAAAACAATCGCTGCGACGCGCCACACGAAGCGCAATTTATTCCCCAACAGTCCAATCATTGACACCGAACTAGGGCTCGCAAGAACACAAACCAGCACCCTCTACATTCGATTGTTGAAACGTTTTTTAGCCACTCAAACGAACTTCATTCAGGAGTGTCGTACTTATCTAGACAACCAAGATCCGTTGGCGGCCACGCGACACGCTCATACCTTAAAAGGCGTCGCAGGCACATTGGGCATGACGGCACTGGAAACCTCATCAGGCAAATTGGAAAAAGCGCTTGATGACGCAAAAAATGATATTTCACCTATACTGTTTTTAGTAGAAAGTGATTTGAACCTCACTCTAAAAGCATTACAACATTGGCAGGACATCACTAAAGAGAGCGATAAAACTACGGAAAGCGATGCTCAAACTGTGCCGGCGATTGACGCAATAGCGTTACAAGAAAAACTAAACACATTAAAGACTTATCTAGACGACCATTTTGCGGAAGCACTCACGATTGCTGAAGAGTTGCTTCCTCATATGAAAGACCGCCAAACGCATAAACACATGACGAAGCTAATTTCCGCACTGAATGTGTATGACTTTGATTTGGCAATCGAACATTTCACTCTACTTAAACCGTATTTGGAAGGGCCTTGA
- the ahpC gene encoding alkyl hydroperoxide reductase subunit C yields MINTQIKPFNATAFKTGEFVEISEKDVLGKWSIFFFYPADFTFVCPTELGDVADHYADLQARGVEVFSVSTDTHFTHKAWHDSSETIGKINYFMVGDQSGKITNNFGVMREGQGLADRATFLVDPEGIIQAMEITAEGIGRDAEDLMRKVKAAQYVAAHPGEVCPAKWKEGEATLAPSLDLVGKI; encoded by the coding sequence ATGATCAACACTCAAATCAAACCATTCAATGCAACCGCTTTTAAAACGGGCGAATTCGTAGAAATTTCTGAAAAAGACGTATTAGGAAAATGGTCTATCTTCTTCTTCTACCCAGCTGACTTCACGTTTGTTTGCCCTACAGAACTGGGTGACGTTGCGGATCATTACGCAGACCTTCAAGCACGTGGCGTTGAAGTCTTCTCTGTTTCTACTGACACTCATTTCACTCATAAAGCGTGGCATGACAGCTCTGAAACCATCGGCAAAATCAACTACTTCATGGTAGGCGACCAATCAGGCAAGATCACCAACAACTTTGGCGTGATGCGTGAAGGCCAAGGCCTTGCAGATCGTGCGACTTTCTTGGTCGATCCAGAAGGCATTATCCAAGCAATGGAAATCACAGCGGAAGGTATTGGTCGTGACGCAGAAGATCTAATGCGCAAAGTGAAAGCTGCACAATATGTCGCGGCTCACCCAGGTGAAGTTTGCCCAGCGAAATGGAAAGAAGGCGAAGCCACTCTTGCCCCTTCTCTAGACCTAGTCGGCAAAATCTAA
- the ahpF gene encoding alkyl hydroperoxide reductase subunit F, with the protein MLEANIKQQLGTYLQNIVNPIEITVSTNGSAKAEELLSLAREITEMKSDKITLSVNENSAGRAPQMAIGPLGQVPRVRFAGIPMGHEFTSLVLALLQAGGHPSKAAPATLEQIKGLDIELNFEVYISLSCHNCPDVVQAVNLMAVLNPKITATMIDGALFQDEVEKREIMAVPSVYLNGELFGQGRMTLDEILNKVDTGAANKQATALSEKAPYDVLVVGGGPAGAAAAIYAARKGIRTGVVAERFGGQVADTMAIENFISMKATDGPKLVAGLEQHVLDYDVDLMKTQKAVRLEKKEFVEIELENGAILKSKTVILATGARWREMNVPGEQEYRGKGVAYCPHCDGPLFKGKKTAVIGGGNSGIEAAIDLAGIVEHVTVLEFGDTLRADAVLVKKANSLPNITIIKNAMTTEVIGDGQRVIGLKYTDRLTDESHLVDVAGIFVQIGLVPNSEFLKDTLKLTNRGEIVINAHGQTSIPGVFAAGDVTTTPYKQIIISMGGGATAALGAFDYLIRN; encoded by the coding sequence ATGTTAGAAGCAAACATCAAACAACAGTTGGGCACATACCTACAAAATATCGTTAATCCGATTGAAATTACTGTGTCTACGAATGGTTCTGCAAAAGCAGAAGAATTACTTAGCTTAGCTCGTGAAATTACCGAGATGAAAAGCGACAAAATCACCTTGTCTGTCAACGAAAATTCAGCGGGTCGTGCACCACAAATGGCGATTGGTCCACTAGGGCAAGTGCCTCGTGTTCGTTTTGCTGGCATTCCAATGGGCCACGAATTTACCTCTTTGGTATTGGCATTATTGCAAGCAGGTGGTCACCCATCCAAAGCCGCTCCAGCAACGCTTGAGCAAATCAAAGGCTTGGACATAGAATTAAACTTTGAGGTGTACATTTCCCTCTCTTGCCACAACTGTCCAGACGTTGTGCAAGCCGTCAACTTAATGGCGGTGCTTAACCCTAAAATCACCGCCACCATGATCGATGGCGCCTTGTTCCAAGATGAAGTCGAAAAACGCGAAATCATGGCAGTGCCATCCGTTTATTTAAACGGCGAATTATTCGGCCAAGGTCGCATGACCCTAGACGAAATCCTCAACAAAGTAGACACAGGCGCAGCCAACAAACAGGCAACGGCCTTGTCTGAAAAAGCCCCTTACGATGTACTTGTCGTCGGTGGTGGCCCAGCTGGCGCGGCGGCGGCCATTTATGCGGCTCGTAAAGGCATACGTACGGGTGTCGTGGCAGAACGTTTTGGTGGTCAAGTGGCTGACACCATGGCGATTGAAAACTTCATTTCTATGAAAGCCACCGACGGTCCAAAATTGGTCGCGGGTCTTGAACAACACGTTTTAGATTACGACGTTGACCTGATGAAAACGCAAAAAGCGGTTCGTCTTGAGAAAAAAGAATTCGTTGAAATCGAACTAGAAAACGGTGCAATACTAAAAAGTAAAACCGTCATCTTAGCCACTGGTGCACGCTGGAGAGAAATGAACGTACCAGGTGAACAAGAATACCGAGGCAAAGGTGTCGCTTACTGCCCACACTGCGATGGCCCATTGTTCAAAGGCAAGAAAACTGCGGTTATTGGTGGTGGTAATTCCGGTATCGAAGCCGCGATAGACCTTGCCGGTATCGTAGAACACGTGACCGTTCTTGAGTTTGGTGACACATTACGTGCGGATGCCGTATTGGTGAAAAAAGCCAACTCTTTGCCAAACATCACCATCATCAAAAACGCCATGACAACCGAAGTCATCGGTGATGGTCAACGGGTTATCGGCCTAAAATACACAGACCGCTTAACCGATGAGTCACACCTTGTTGACGTTGCTGGGATCTTTGTTCAAATCGGCTTGGTGCCAAACAGCGAGTTCCTAAAAGACACACTGAAACTGACTAACAGAGGCGAAATCGTCATCAACGCACACGGCCAAACATCGATTCCAGGTGTGTTTGCCGCCGGTGACGTAACGACAACACCTTACAAGCAAATCATCATCTCCATGGGCGGTGGTGCAACCGCAGCCCTTGGCGCGTTTGATTACTTGATTCGTAACTAA